A section of the Macadamia integrifolia cultivar HAES 741 unplaced genomic scaffold, SCU_Mint_v3 scaffold773, whole genome shotgun sequence genome encodes:
- the LOC122069939 gene encoding mitochondrial carnitine/acylcarnitine carrier-like protein yields the protein MADIAKDLTAGTVGGAAQLVCGHPFDTIKVKLQSQPTPTPGQLPKYSGAIDAVKQTIAAEGPRGLYKGMGAPLATVAALNAVLFTVRGQMEALLRSEPGAPLSVSQQVVCGAGAGAAVSILACPTELIKCRLQAQSTLADSGSASGAMKYGGPMDVARHVLHSERGIMGLFKGLVPTLAREVPGNAAMFGVYEAFKQYLAGGQDTSVLGRGSLIVAGGIAGASFWIFVYPTDVVKSVLQVDDFKNPKFSGSIDAFKKILAAEGIKGLYKGFGPAMARSVPANAACFLAYEVTRSSLG from the exons ATGGCAGATATAGCTAAGGACCTAACTGCTGGGACCGTTGGAGGGGCAGCACAGTTGGTATGTGGGCATCCCTTTGACACCATCAAGGTCAAGCTCCAAAGCCAGCCTACCCCAACCCCAGGCCAACTCCCCAAGTATTCTGGTGCAATTGATGCTGTTAAGCAAACGATTGCAGCTGAAGGCCCGAGGGGCTTGTACAAAGGTATGGGGGCCCCACTTGCCACAGTGGCAGCTTTAAATGCTGTCCTTTTCACTGTGAGAGGACAAATGGAAGCATTGTTGAGGTCTGAACCTGGTGCTCCACTTTCTGTCAGTCAGCAAGTTGTATGTGGTGCTGGGGCTGGAGCTGCTGTGTCCATCCTTGCATGCCCAACCGAGTTGATCAAGTGCAG GTTGCAAGCCCAGAGTACTTTGGCAGATTCTGGCTCTGCATCTGGGGCAATGAAGTATGGAGGTCCAATGGATGTTGCAAGGCATGTTCTCCATTCAGAAAGGGGTATAATGGGCCTTTTCAAAGGTCTGGTACCCACCCTTGCCCGTGAGGTCCCTGGAAATGCTGCAATGTTTGGTGTCTATGAAGCCTTCAAGCAGTACCTTGCTGGGGGCCAAGACACTTCTGTTCTTGGTAGGGGCTCTTTAATTGTTGCTGGAGGCATAGCAGGAGCCTCTTTCTGGATCTTCGTTTATCCAACTGATGTTGTAAAGAGTgttcttcaggttgatgacttCAAGAATCCGAAGTTCTCTGGTTCCATTGATGCCTTCAAGAAGATCCTAGCAGCTGAGGGAATCAAAGGCTTGTATAAAGGATTTGGGCCTGCAATGGCTCGCAGTGTTCCAGCGAATGCAGCCTGCTTCTTGGCATATGAGGTGACAAGATCCAGCTTGGGATGA
- the LOC122069940 gene encoding abscisic acid receptor PYR1-like encodes MEKEESSSSMAENEDSGETITTHQTKIPAGLTQEEFEELKPIIHEFHTYRIGSGKCSSLLAQRIYAPAKTVWSIVRPFDKPQAYKHFIKNCSIKEGDSPPPTTVGCLREVNVISGLPADTSTERLDVLDDERKVTGFTIIGGEHRLRNYRSVTSVNEFKGGRRGGGGDQYDGEKIWTVVLESYVVDVPEGNTEDDTRMFADTVVRLNLQKLASVTEGLAGDRSR; translated from the coding sequence ATGGAAAAGGAAGAATCATCATCGTCAATGGCAGAAAACGAAGATTCCGGCGAAACAATAACAACCCATCAGACAAAGATCCCCGCCGGTCTAACCCAAGAAGAGTTCGAAGAACTAAAACCGATCATCCACGAATTCCACACATACCGTATAGGCTCCGGCAAATGCTCATCTCTGCTGGCCCAACGCATATATGCTCCGGCGAAAACGGTCTGGTCCATCGTTCGCCCGTTCGATAAACCTCAAGCCTACAAGCATTTCATCAAGAATTGTTCCATCAAAGAAGGTGACTCTCCACCTCCGACCACCGTTGGATGTCTCAGAGAGGTCAACGTGATCTCCGGTTTACCTGCGGATACAAGTACGGAGAGGCTTGATGTGTTGGATGATGAGAGGAAGGTGACTGGGTTTACCATCATAGGTGGGGAGCACAGATTAAGGAACTACCGGTCGGTGACATCGGTGAATGAATTCAAGGGAGGGCGTAGGGGGGGTGGTGGTGATCAGTATGATGGTGAGAAGATCTGGACTGTTGTTTTGGAATCTTATGTGGTTGATGTGCCGGAAGGGAATACTGAGGATGATACACGGATGTTTGCTGATACAGTTGTTAGATTAAATCTGCAGAAGCTGGCTTCCGTGACTGAAGGGTTAGCTGGTGATCGATCAAGATAA